Proteins from a genomic interval of Zingiber officinale cultivar Zhangliang chromosome 2A, Zo_v1.1, whole genome shotgun sequence:
- the LOC122042331 gene encoding ATP-dependent (S)-NAD(P)H-hydrate dehydratase-like codes for MRGSIPFSCYPENCTLASAAVLRRNLFLIKCLDGFCCRSHSQRMQGTQSAAVPAAEADAEKTIQMITPALDPIRYKGQAGKIAVIGGCREYTGAPYFAAISALKIGADLSHIFCTKDAATVIKSYSPELIVHPVLEESYSVRDDEKASVSAKVLSEVGKWMERFDCIVVGPGLGRDPFLMDCVKDIVKHARQASIPIVIDGDGLFLITNNLDLVSGNSLAVLTPNINEYKRLVEKALGCEVNEKDGNYQLQLLSTKIGGVTILHKGKSDFISDGEAVHCVSTFGSPRRCGGQGDILSGSVAVFSSWARHHLLITNGTIGKSLSNPMVLGCIAGSALLRRAAAFAFQDKKRATLTTDIIEFLGKSLEEICPAD; via the exons ATGAGGGGTTCGATTCCGTTCTCGTGTTACCCAGAGAATTGCACTCTGGCATCGGCGGCTGTATTGAGGCGGAATCTCTTCTTGATAAAGTGTTTGGACGGATTTTGTTGCCGCTCCCATTCACAGAGGATGCAAGGAACACAAAGTGCTGCTGTTCCGGCGGCGGAGGCTGATGCTGAGAAAACTATTCAGATGATAACGCCGGCGCTAGACCCAATTCGTTATAAAGGTCAAGCAG gGAAGATTGCTGTAATTGGTGGGTGCCGTGAGTACACTGGTGCACCATATTTTGCTGCTATTTCAGCTCTTAAGATT GGGGCAGATCTATCACATATTTTCTGTACAAAAGATGCAGCAACAGTGATAAAAAGCTATAGCCCGGAGTTGATTGTACACCCAGTTTTAGAAGAATCTTACAGTGTAAG GGATGATGAAAAAGCATCTGTTTCTGCCAAGGTTCTTTCTGAAGTTGGGAAGTGGATGGAAAGGTTTGACTGCATTGTTGTTGGTCCAGGCTTAGGAAGAGATCCATTTTTAATG GACTGCGTGAAAGACATCGTGAAGCATGCTAGGCAAGCAAGCATTCCAATAGTCATTGATGGG GATGGCCTCTTTCTCATCACTAACAACCTTGATCTTGTTAGTGGAAACTCGTTAGCTGTCCTAACACCAAATATTAATGAGTACAAGCGGCTCGTTGAGAAAGCTTTGGGTTGTGAAGTAAATGAAAAAGATGGAAATTACCAATTACAGTTGCTTTCCACAAA GATTGGTGGTGTAACCATTCTGCATAAAGGAAAATCTGATTTTATTAGTGATGGTGAAGCAG TCCATTGTGTGAGCACCTTTGGTTCACCTCGGCGATGCGGTGGTCAAGGTGACATACTTTCTGGCAG TGTTGCTGTGTTTTCGTCATGGGCACGCCATCATCTACTGATAACAAATGGGACCATTGGAAAGAG tttgtcaaaTCCAATGGTTCTCGGATGCATAGCAGGTTCGGCACTTCTTAGAAGAGCTGCTGCATTTGCATTCCAGGACAAGAAACGAGCAACGCTGACAACTGACATTATTGAGTTCCTGGGAAAAAG TTTGGAAGAAATCTGCCCCGCTGATTAG